From Pseudomonas fluorescens, one genomic window encodes:
- a CDS encoding type I secretion system permease/ATPase: protein MNDAVNLDTQSASEPQSLDAALALNYEGWLEAIISVARHNRLDCSAQNVRIAAQWSTGVDLDLVLRQMARQAGLSLKIVDFSAALLVQRRLPLVVQLDDGQIGVLQTLGDDDELGIVYSGDQGLQSRISRAELIACARKALILRPARAARDSRVDDYVKPYEKSWFKSIVLRDLRPYGHVMLASLAANVLGLAGVLFSMQVYDRVIPAESMPTLLVLFGGVMLALFFDFILRIMRVRITDLLGKRADMRVSDLVFGHAIRLRNSARPKSTGSFISQLRELEQLRELITSSTASALADLPFFLLFVVIYWFIGGPLVAVPLGALLVLVVPGLLAQKKLARLANQSMRESSLRSAMLVETVQGLDDIKMLQAEQRFQQQWNHYNATAAEASLRSRTLTSGLVTWTQSVQGGVFAVVVVFGAPMVMAGDITTGSLVASSILASRMMAPMSQITMVLTRWQQAKVALQGLHRIMQLPVDQPEGSKRVQLPVVQGNYEFKQAEFKYSEDAPMPALLVKDLKIAPGERIAVLGRNGAGKSTLLQAMAGMIDLSSGSLTLDGVGLSHIDPADVRRDVGLLTQNSRLFHGTLRENLMLGAPHASDQEILEALTLTGALEFISKFPLGMDHMILEGGLGLSGGQRQSLLLSRLIIRQPQIVLLDEPTAALDDASERKLIQGLDQWGAQRTLIIATHRMSVLSLVDRIIVVDNGTVVIDDTKDNAIARLSKPRNQAQ, encoded by the coding sequence ATGAATGACGCCGTCAACCTCGATACCCAGAGCGCGAGTGAACCCCAGAGCCTGGACGCGGCGCTGGCATTGAACTACGAAGGCTGGCTGGAAGCGATTATCAGCGTCGCCCGGCATAACCGCCTGGATTGCTCGGCGCAGAATGTGCGCATTGCCGCGCAGTGGAGCACCGGCGTCGACCTTGACCTGGTGCTGCGGCAGATGGCGCGCCAGGCCGGCCTGAGCCTGAAGATTGTTGACTTCTCTGCGGCGTTGCTCGTGCAACGTCGCCTGCCCCTGGTCGTGCAATTGGATGACGGACAAATCGGCGTCCTGCAGACCCTTGGCGACGACGATGAGCTGGGGATTGTCTACAGCGGTGATCAGGGCCTGCAAAGCCGCATCAGCCGGGCCGAACTGATCGCTTGCGCGCGCAAGGCGCTGATCCTGCGCCCAGCGCGGGCGGCGCGGGACTCGCGAGTCGACGACTACGTCAAACCCTACGAAAAGAGCTGGTTCAAAAGTATTGTCTTGCGTGATCTGCGTCCCTACGGTCACGTCATGCTCGCGTCGCTGGCAGCCAACGTGCTGGGCCTGGCCGGCGTCCTGTTTTCGATGCAGGTGTATGACCGGGTGATCCCGGCTGAATCGATGCCGACCCTGTTGGTTTTATTTGGCGGGGTGATGCTGGCGTTGTTCTTCGATTTCATCCTGCGGATCATGCGCGTGCGCATCACCGACCTGCTCGGCAAGCGTGCGGATATGCGCGTCTCCGACCTGGTGTTCGGCCATGCCATTCGCCTGCGCAACAGCGCACGACCGAAATCCACCGGCTCGTTCATCTCGCAGTTACGCGAGCTGGAACAACTGCGCGAACTGATTACCTCGAGCACCGCCAGCGCCCTGGCCGACCTGCCATTTTTCCTGCTGTTCGTAGTGATCTACTGGTTCATCGGCGGACCGTTGGTGGCGGTGCCATTGGGCGCGCTACTGGTGCTGGTGGTGCCAGGGTTGCTGGCGCAGAAGAAACTGGCGCGACTGGCCAACCAGTCGATGCGCGAAAGCTCATTGCGCAGCGCCATGTTGGTGGAGACGGTGCAGGGCCTCGATGACATCAAGATGCTCCAGGCCGAGCAGCGCTTCCAGCAGCAATGGAATCATTATAACGCCACCGCCGCCGAGGCCAGCCTGCGCTCGCGGACCCTCACCAGTGGCCTGGTGACCTGGACCCAGAGTGTGCAGGGCGGGGTGTTCGCCGTGGTGGTGGTGTTCGGTGCGCCGATGGTCATGGCCGGCGATATCACCACCGGTAGCCTGGTGGCTTCGTCGATCCTGGCTTCGCGGATGATGGCACCGATGTCGCAGATCACCATGGTGCTGACCCGTTGGCAGCAGGCCAAAGTGGCTCTGCAGGGCCTGCACCGAATCATGCAATTGCCGGTCGACCAGCCCGAAGGCAGCAAGCGCGTGCAGCTGCCGGTGGTGCAGGGCAACTACGAGTTCAAGCAGGCGGAGTTCAAGTACAGCGAAGACGCCCCGATGCCGGCCCTGCTGGTCAAGGACCTGAAGATCGCCCCCGGCGAACGCATCGCCGTGCTCGGGCGCAACGGCGCCGGCAAGTCGACGCTGTTGCAGGCGATGGCCGGAATGATCGACCTGAGTTCGGGGTCGCTGACCCTGGACGGCGTCGGCCTGAGCCATATCGACCCGGCCGATGTGCGCCGCGATGTCGGCTTGCTGACCCAGAACTCGCGGCTGTTCCACGGCACCCTGCGGGAGAACCTGATGCTGGGTGCGCCCCATGCCAGTGACCAGGAGATCCTCGAGGCATTGACCCTGACCGGCGCCCTGGAATTCATCAGCAAATTCCCGCTTGGCATGGACCATATGATTCTTGAGGGCGGGTTGGGCCTGTCCGGTGGCCAGCGGCAGTCGCTGTTGCTGTCGCGGCTGATCATTCGTCAGCCGCAGATCGTGCTGCTGGACGAACCGACCGCGGCCCTCGACGACGCCAGCGAGCGCAAGCTGATCCAGGGCCTCGACCAGTGGGGCGCGCAACGCACGCTGATCATCGCCACGCACCGCATGAGTGTGCTGAGTCTGGTGGACCGGATCATCGTCGTCGACAACGGCACGGTGGTCATCGACGACACCAAGGACAACGCCATTGCTCGGCTTTCCAAACCCAGGAATCAGGCGCAATGA
- a CDS encoding HlyD family efflux transporter periplasmic adaptor subunit, with protein sequence MATDNRTPEHAQAHDDGLDDVTVVRSTRVVWCVALMLLAFGTWAYLFEVDEVSTGTGKVIPSSREQVIQSLEGGIIAELNVAEGDIVAQGQILAKLDPTKTESNFGESAAKYRASLASVARLQAEVNGTALSFPAELKAYPALMAAETDLYQTRRKGLEESQAGVRTSLGLVRSELEITENLARVGAASNVEVLRLKRQKSELELKLTQSRSEYMVRAGEELAKANSDVQTLSSVLMGRSDSVTRLTLRSPVRGIVKDIEVTTIGGIIPPNGRLMQIVPMDDQLLIEARISPRDIAFIHPDQEAKVKITAYDYSIYGSMDGKVVTISPDTIQDEVKPEVFYYRVFIRTNDNELHNKAGKAFSIVPGMIAAADIKTGQKTVLDFLIKPMNRAREALRER encoded by the coding sequence ATGGCTACTGACAACCGTACCCCCGAGCATGCCCAGGCTCACGACGACGGCCTCGATGACGTAACCGTAGTCCGCTCCACCCGCGTCGTCTGGTGCGTGGCGCTGATGCTGCTGGCCTTCGGCACCTGGGCGTACCTGTTTGAAGTCGACGAGGTGTCGACCGGCACCGGCAAGGTCATCCCCAGTTCGCGCGAGCAGGTGATCCAGTCTCTGGAAGGCGGGATCATTGCCGAGCTGAATGTCGCCGAGGGCGATATCGTTGCGCAGGGGCAGATCCTCGCCAAGCTCGACCCGACCAAGACCGAGTCCAACTTCGGCGAGAGCGCGGCCAAGTACCGCGCCTCACTGGCCAGCGTGGCGCGCCTGCAGGCGGAAGTGAACGGCACCGCACTGAGCTTCCCCGCGGAACTCAAGGCCTACCCGGCCTTGATGGCCGCCGAAACCGATCTGTACCAGACCCGGCGCAAGGGCCTGGAAGAGTCCCAGGCCGGGGTGCGCACTTCGTTGGGGCTGGTACGCAGTGAACTGGAGATCACCGAAAACCTGGCCCGGGTCGGCGCCGCGAGCAACGTCGAGGTGCTGCGCCTGAAGCGGCAGAAATCCGAGCTGGAACTCAAGCTTACCCAGTCACGCTCCGAGTACATGGTGCGGGCCGGCGAGGAACTGGCCAAGGCCAACTCCGATGTGCAGACCCTGTCCTCGGTGCTCATGGGCCGTTCCGACTCGGTCACCCGGCTGACCTTGCGTTCGCCGGTGCGTGGCATCGTCAAGGACATTGAGGTCACCACCATCGGTGGGATCATTCCGCCCAACGGCCGCTTGATGCAGATCGTACCCATGGACGACCAGTTGCTAATCGAAGCGCGTATTTCTCCCCGGGACATTGCCTTCATCCATCCCGACCAGGAGGCCAAGGTCAAGATCACCGCCTACGACTACTCGATCTACGGCAGCATGGACGGCAAGGTGGTGACGATCTCCCCGGATACCATCCAGGATGAAGTCAAACCCGAGGTGTTCTACTACCGGGTGTTCATCCGCACCAACGACAACGAACTGCACAACAAGGCCGGCAAAGCGTTCTCGATTGTGCCGGGGATGATCGCCGCGGCGGATATCAAGACCGGGCAGAAGACTGTGCTCGATTTCTTGATCAAACCGATGAACCGGGCGCGTGAAGCGCTGCGTGAACGTTAG
- a CDS encoding alpha/beta hydrolase family protein, producing the protein MFGLKPVRGVWALALLTSLSVSVGASDDSPLLWNSAPDRARCNDPDSALWVESASGESCIRYFSGEALDHAPVVIVMFHGDRDKEMRQAPEVIAGNTVAAKDKQAATLSRRAHVPVVIVARPGTYGSSGNHLHRRQASEFQPLDAALDALRARYSIGRFVLLGHSGGATAVAALLTLGREDVQCAVMTSGAFDLLKRAQMVRQRRGLPPREGRDTNGLLNPYDPLEHVDGIAKIPGQALFVIGNPEDQITSFALQQNFFQALQAAGLPAQLIEAPAVSPTFHHLRNDIGLKTAARCARP; encoded by the coding sequence ATGTTCGGATTGAAACCCGTGCGCGGGGTATGGGCGCTGGCTCTGCTAACCAGCTTGAGCGTGTCGGTTGGCGCCAGCGATGATTCGCCGCTGCTGTGGAATTCCGCCCCCGATCGGGCCAGATGCAACGATCCGGACTCGGCCCTGTGGGTCGAGTCTGCCAGCGGCGAATCCTGCATCCGCTATTTCAGCGGCGAGGCTCTGGATCATGCGCCGGTGGTGATCGTGATGTTCCACGGTGACCGCGACAAGGAGATGCGCCAGGCACCCGAGGTGATCGCCGGCAATACCGTTGCGGCCAAAGACAAGCAAGCGGCGACCCTCAGTCGGCGCGCCCATGTTCCGGTGGTGATTGTCGCGCGCCCGGGGACGTACGGCTCCAGCGGCAACCATCTGCATCGGCGTCAGGCCAGCGAATTCCAGCCTCTGGATGCGGCGCTGGATGCGTTGCGCGCACGCTATTCGATCGGCAGGTTCGTCCTGCTCGGCCACAGTGGTGGGGCGACGGCGGTAGCGGCGCTACTGACATTGGGGCGCGAGGATGTGCAGTGCGCGGTCATGACCTCGGGAGCGTTTGACCTGCTGAAGCGGGCACAGATGGTTCGTCAAAGAAGAGGCCTGCCGCCGCGTGAAGGGCGCGACACCAATGGCCTGCTCAACCCTTACGATCCCCTGGAGCATGTCGACGGCATCGCCAAAATACCCGGGCAGGCGCTGTTCGTAATCGGCAACCCTGAAGACCAAATCACCTCCTTCGCGCTGCAGCAGAATTTTTTTCAGGCGCTGCAGGCGGCGGGGCTGCCGGCGCAGTTGATCGAAGCGCCGGCGGTGAGTCCGACCTTCCACCATCTGCGCAACGACATCGGCCTGAAGACCGCGGCGCGCTGCGCCCGGCCCTGA
- a CDS encoding Mur ligase family protein — MSLKQQLTACYNFLQPQNAELTTEDDNPTVCCLFFSISDGSQRARVFQVGAASFEAAWNDGLQALQALELSDSALWLRVECAVNVTSLSWAQLLERLKRYKRNYFRQGIAFDPALKTALTEQEINANAILYGGANMPLATFNLGNFSVYVKKRFSDSAALDAVMAAQDNPGTQVYLFQTRGVFCAEDGVVHELHGNGSSVGRRKTAELSAGDVRDKVVTASEFLSRQVKDSGQFVYGVFPCFDRTIENYNALRHASTTYSMIEAFALTGDEALHGSIQRALGYLTTHLIKPYTLADGSAAAFLVDTGDEIKLGGNAVCLLALVKYCEVTDSRDYLPLLSALANGIASMQDRRTGGFNHVLHAGDLSIKAPFRIIYYDGEAAFGLMRLYGLSGDERWLQVVEKAFDYFIAKQHHREHDHWLSYCVNELTRYRPEEKYFRFGLNNFVDYLGFVQQRITTFPTLLELMMAAQQMLQRIEQMPELRHLLNEVDLQAFYRALHHRAGHLMNGYFWPEIAMFFRNPARIVGAFFIRHHAFRVRIDDVEHYLSGLIAYHQYLRDGAPQVARALPRTQDGWHWDAATVARATGGTWVVAPPADWQASGLVPSMVFGNYQRMLSRPPSPARPNEAHLARMWANADPSRRPSAFVCVEPTPYLDTGLPVLQVADTAEAMLQMGRHARLNFGGQVFGVTGSAGKTTVVAMLTHALQQLGPVAQTEGNANLPHGIAWNLSCMTAPARFWVLEMAVGRMPINSELVRPHIAVVTSLSPAHLEYHGTLENVARKKSAIFRSMAPGGHAVLNHDMPYYQVFADAARRAQLSQLSYGEHAQADLRLIDCVTTPSHLQVTASFRGAPLHFSLRARGHHMVLNALSVLAALIAAGLPTEQALIALETFEAVQGRGNTLTVHCEGGAYQLINDAYNANPGSMGASLKMLAELPGLPQQRVAVLGDMLELGPDSQRYHLELAEHLLAAKPRHTLLCGPLMHGLYAQLRGQLSIEWFEDVSALREQLPEHAARWFRADDYVLVKSSGGTRLSELVESLTNTEPALATP; from the coding sequence ATGTCTTTGAAACAGCAACTAACGGCTTGTTACAACTTTCTCCAACCGCAGAATGCCGAGCTCACAACCGAGGATGACAACCCAACGGTCTGCTGTCTGTTCTTTTCCATCAGTGATGGCTCCCAGCGGGCGCGGGTGTTCCAGGTGGGCGCAGCCAGCTTCGAGGCGGCCTGGAACGACGGACTGCAGGCCCTGCAGGCGCTCGAACTTTCCGACAGCGCACTTTGGTTGCGAGTCGAGTGTGCAGTTAATGTGACCTCATTGTCCTGGGCCCAACTGCTGGAGCGTCTCAAGCGTTACAAGCGCAACTATTTCAGGCAGGGCATCGCTTTCGATCCGGCGCTGAAAACCGCGCTGACCGAACAGGAAATCAACGCTAACGCCATCCTCTACGGCGGCGCCAACATGCCCCTGGCCACGTTCAACCTGGGCAACTTTTCGGTCTACGTGAAAAAGCGCTTCAGTGATTCGGCCGCACTGGACGCGGTGATGGCCGCACAGGACAACCCCGGCACACAGGTCTACCTGTTTCAGACCCGAGGCGTTTTTTGTGCTGAAGACGGTGTCGTCCATGAGTTGCATGGCAACGGCTCCAGCGTGGGCCGGCGCAAAACTGCCGAGCTGAGCGCTGGCGATGTTCGCGACAAGGTGGTCACGGCCTCCGAGTTTCTCAGTCGCCAGGTCAAAGACAGCGGGCAGTTCGTCTACGGCGTGTTCCCCTGCTTCGATCGCACCATCGAAAACTACAACGCCCTGCGCCATGCCAGCACCACCTACTCGATGATCGAAGCCTTTGCACTGACCGGCGACGAAGCGCTGCATGGGTCGATCCAGCGTGCGCTCGGCTATCTCACCACGCATCTGATCAAGCCCTACACCTTGGCCGACGGCAGCGCTGCAGCATTCCTGGTGGATACCGGCGATGAAATCAAATTAGGCGGTAATGCGGTTTGCCTGCTGGCCCTGGTCAAATACTGCGAAGTCACCGACAGCCGCGATTACTTGCCGTTGCTGTCCGCGCTGGCCAACGGCATCGCCTCAATGCAGGACCGGCGCACCGGCGGCTTCAATCACGTTTTGCACGCCGGCGACCTGAGCATCAAGGCGCCCTTCCGGATCATCTACTACGACGGCGAAGCGGCCTTTGGCCTGATGCGCTTGTATGGCCTGAGCGGCGACGAGCGCTGGCTGCAGGTGGTTGAAAAAGCCTTCGACTACTTCATCGCCAAACAGCACCACCGCGAGCACGACCATTGGCTGAGCTACTGCGTCAACGAGCTGACGCGCTACCGTCCCGAGGAAAAATACTTCCGTTTCGGCCTGAACAACTTCGTCGACTACCTGGGCTTCGTCCAGCAGCGCATCACCACCTTCCCGACCCTGCTGGAACTGATGATGGCCGCCCAGCAGATGCTGCAGCGGATCGAGCAAATGCCGGAGTTGCGCCACTTGCTCAATGAAGTCGACCTACAGGCGTTCTACCGCGCCCTGCACCACCGTGCCGGGCATTTGATGAATGGCTATTTCTGGCCGGAAATCGCCATGTTCTTTCGCAATCCGGCACGCATCGTCGGTGCGTTCTTCATTCGCCACCACGCGTTTCGGGTGCGCATCGACGACGTCGAACACTACTTGTCCGGGCTGATCGCCTATCACCAGTACCTGCGTGATGGCGCGCCTCAGGTCGCTCGCGCACTGCCGCGCACACAAGACGGCTGGCACTGGGACGCGGCCACTGTGGCCCGGGCAACCGGCGGCACCTGGGTGGTCGCTCCACCCGCCGATTGGCAAGCCAGCGGCCTGGTGCCTTCGATGGTCTTCGGCAACTACCAGCGCATGCTGAGTCGCCCACCGAGCCCTGCGCGCCCCAACGAAGCGCATTTGGCGCGGATGTGGGCCAACGCTGATCCATCCCGCCGGCCGTCAGCCTTCGTCTGCGTCGAACCGACGCCCTACCTCGACACCGGCCTGCCGGTGCTGCAAGTCGCCGACACTGCCGAAGCGATGCTGCAAATGGGACGACATGCCCGCCTGAACTTCGGCGGCCAAGTGTTCGGCGTCACCGGCAGCGCCGGCAAGACCACAGTGGTCGCGATGCTCACCCATGCCCTGCAGCAACTGGGACCGGTGGCACAGACCGAAGGCAACGCCAATCTGCCCCACGGCATCGCCTGGAACCTGTCGTGCATGACCGCCCCAGCGCGTTTTTGGGTGTTGGAAATGGCCGTGGGCAGGATGCCGATCAACTCCGAGTTGGTACGCCCGCACATTGCCGTGGTCACCAGCCTGTCGCCGGCACATCTGGAGTACCACGGCACCCTGGAGAATGTCGCACGCAAGAAAAGCGCGATCTTCAGGTCCATGGCGCCCGGCGGGCACGCGGTGTTGAACCACGACATGCCGTACTACCAGGTGTTCGCGGATGCCGCCCGGCGCGCGCAATTGTCCCAACTCAGCTACGGCGAGCATGCTCAGGCCGACCTGCGGCTGATCGACTGTGTCACCACGCCCTCGCATTTGCAGGTCACGGCCAGTTTCCGTGGCGCGCCACTGCACTTCAGCTTGCGCGCCCGTGGCCACCACATGGTACTCAACGCCTTGTCGGTCCTGGCCGCGCTGATTGCCGCCGGCTTGCCCACCGAACAAGCCCTGATCGCACTGGAGACCTTCGAAGCGGTGCAAGGTCGCGGCAATACCCTGACGGTTCACTGCGAGGGCGGTGCGTACCAGTTGATCAACGACGCTTACAACGCCAATCCCGGCTCGATGGGTGCCTCGCTGAAAATGCTCGCCGAGCTACCTGGGCTACCGCAACAACGGGTCGCCGTGCTGGGCGATATGCTTGAGCTCGGCCCCGACAGCCAGCGTTATCACCTGGAACTGGCCGAGCACCTGCTGGCGGCCAAACCGCGCCATACCCTGCTGTGCGGCCCGTTGATGCACGGGCTGTACGCGCAGTTGCGCGGGCAGTTGAGCATCGAGTGGTTCGAGGACGTCAGTGCATTGCGCGAACAACTGCCCGAGCACGCCGCGCGCTGGTTCCGTGCAGATGACTATGTGTTGGTCAAAAGCTCGGGCGGCACCCGCTTGTCAGAACTGGTGGAATCGCTGACCAACACCGAGCCGGCATTGGCGACCCCCTGA
- a CDS encoding MinD/ParA family ATP-binding protein — MTPVHRVRVIAVGGGKGGVGKTTVAVNLAVALAKAGKRVVLLDADLGLGSIDVLLGLLPRLTLADVIDGRCSLVEALIRGPGGIRIAPAASGLQSMLKLQPAQFRALTHAFSAISEELDVLIIDTAGGLGQWVLSFLQAAQEVLLVMCNEPASVRGTANLIKLLHQDYGLHRFRILVNKSEGPLESRKLFAELHRYTDPFLDVQLHYIGAVPNDDAVAKAVRKRQAVVDGYARSKFARAFRDLALKTEAWPLPTHPAGHVEFFVEQLAQSSRG, encoded by the coding sequence ATTACTCCCGTGCATCGCGTGCGCGTTATTGCGGTCGGCGGCGGCAAAGGGGGTGTTGGTAAAACCACGGTGGCGGTTAATCTTGCCGTGGCGCTGGCAAAAGCTGGAAAGCGCGTGGTATTGCTCGATGCCGACCTGGGGCTGGGCAGTATCGATGTACTGTTGGGGTTGCTCCCTCGGCTCACCCTGGCGGACGTCATTGATGGGCGCTGCAGTCTTGTGGAGGCACTTATCCGCGGCCCCGGCGGAATTCGCATCGCACCCGCAGCGTCGGGCCTGCAGAGCATGCTCAAGCTGCAACCCGCGCAGTTTCGTGCGCTCACCCATGCATTCAGTGCAATCAGTGAAGAGCTGGATGTTTTGATCATCGACACGGCCGGCGGTCTGGGGCAATGGGTATTGAGTTTTCTGCAGGCGGCGCAGGAAGTTTTGCTGGTGATGTGCAACGAGCCGGCCTCGGTCCGCGGGACCGCTAACCTGATCAAGTTGCTTCACCAGGACTACGGCCTTCACCGTTTTCGGATACTGGTCAACAAGTCAGAAGGGCCACTCGAGAGCCGTAAGCTGTTTGCCGAGTTACATAGGTACACCGACCCTTTTCTCGATGTGCAACTGCATTACATAGGCGCAGTCCCCAACGACGATGCTGTGGCAAAGGCCGTGCGCAAGCGTCAGGCGGTGGTCGATGGTTACGCGCGTTCCAAGTTCGCCCGGGCGTTTCGCGACCTCGCCTTGAAAACCGAGGCCTGGCCGCTGCCGACTCACCCCGCCGGGCATGTAGAGTTTTTCGTCGAGCAACTGGCGCAGAGTTCCAGGGGCTGA
- the pcaQ gene encoding pca operon transcription factor PcaQ translates to MNIDTRIKFRHLLCFLEVARQGSLARACDKLAISQPALSKTLKELETLLDSTLFERSKKGTTLTEAGVAFLRYAGPSVQSLREGVNSLRSGVHEPITLQLGVLSTVESLLVPEVVCRLHQRHPALVVKIVTGASAHLLAQLRVGELDLVVGRMTDSPAILGLAFEHLYSESMTLVVRTGHPVLADPQGQHDLQDYPLVLPSAGTTIRKFADSLFVQHGITPSRQRLETLSVALSRRYVQSSQAIWVAPLDAVRQDLRQGDLVELDLGMREPGGSVGLCSNPALPLTSAAQWCAQVLREVGEEYRGGHYP, encoded by the coding sequence TTGAACATCGATACCCGCATCAAATTCCGCCATCTGCTGTGTTTTCTCGAAGTCGCGCGCCAGGGCAGCCTGGCCCGCGCCTGCGACAAACTGGCGATCAGCCAGCCGGCGCTGTCGAAGACCTTGAAGGAGCTGGAGACCCTTCTCGACTCCACCCTGTTCGAGCGCAGCAAAAAGGGCACGACCCTGACCGAGGCGGGTGTGGCGTTCCTGCGTTACGCCGGGCCGAGCGTGCAATCGCTGCGTGAGGGGGTGAACAGTCTGCGCTCCGGGGTGCACGAGCCCATCACCCTGCAGCTCGGCGTGCTGTCCACTGTCGAAAGCCTGTTGGTGCCGGAAGTGGTCTGCCGGCTGCACCAACGGCATCCGGCGCTGGTGGTGAAAATCGTGACCGGGGCCAGTGCTCATCTGTTGGCGCAACTGCGCGTCGGCGAGCTGGATCTGGTGGTGGGGCGCATGACCGACAGCCCGGCGATTCTCGGCCTGGCCTTCGAGCATCTTTATAGCGAGTCCATGACCCTGGTGGTGCGTACCGGTCATCCGGTTTTGGCCGATCCACAGGGCCAACACGACTTGCAGGACTATCCGTTGGTCCTGCCGTCGGCGGGCACCACTATTCGCAAATTTGCCGACAGTCTCTTCGTGCAGCACGGCATCACCCCGTCGCGGCAACGCCTGGAAACCCTGTCGGTGGCCCTGAGCCGGCGCTACGTGCAATCCAGCCAGGCGATCTGGGTCGCGCCGCTGGACGCGGTCCGCCAGGACTTGCGCCAGGGTGATCTGGTCGAGCTGGATCTGGGCATGCGCGAGCCCGGCGGCTCGGTAGGGCTGTGCAGCAACCCGGCCTTGCCGCTGACGTCCGCGGCGCAATGGTGCGCGCAGGTGCTGCGTGAGGTGGGTGAGGAATACCGCGGTGGCCACTATCCATAA
- the pcaH gene encoding protocatechuate 3,4-dioxygenase subunit beta, translated as MSDAHDSRFVIRDRNWHPKALTPDYKTSILRSPRQALVSIPQSVSETSGPDFSHLRMDKYDNDLLLNFNNGGLPIGERILIAGRVCDQYGKPIPHTLVEMWQANAGGRYRHKKDSYLAPLDPNFGGVGRALTDRDGNYSFRTVKPGPYPWRNGPNDWRPAHVHVSISGPSIATRLITQLYFEGDPLIPMCPIVKSIANQEAVQSLIARLDMSMANPMDCLAYRFDIVLRGQRKTHFENC; from the coding sequence ATGTCCGACGCGCACGACAGCCGCTTCGTCATTCGTGACCGTAATTGGCATCCCAAAGCCCTGACGCCTGACTACAAGACCTCGATCCTGCGCTCGCCACGCCAAGCCCTGGTGAGCATTCCGCAATCGGTCTCGGAAACCAGCGGTCCGGACTTCTCCCACCTGCGCATGGACAAGTACGACAACGACTTGCTGCTGAACTTCAATAACGGCGGGCTGCCGATTGGTGAGCGCATCCTCATCGCCGGTCGCGTCTGTGATCAGTACGGTAAGCCGATTCCCCATACCCTGGTGGAAATGTGGCAAGCCAACGCCGGCGGCCGTTACCGCCATAAGAAGGACAGCTACCTGGCGCCGCTGGACCCGAACTTTGGTGGCGTCGGCCGTGCGCTGACCGACCGCGATGGCAATTACAGCTTCCGCACCGTCAAACCCGGCCCGTACCCATGGCGCAATGGCCCCAACGACTGGCGCCCGGCCCACGTGCATGTGTCCATCAGCGGCCCGTCCATCGCCACGCGGCTGATTACCCAGCTTTATTTCGAAGGGGATCCACTGATCCCGATGTGCCCGATCGTCAAGTCGATTGCCAACCAGGAGGCGGTGCAGAGCCTGATCGCCAGACTGGACATGAGCATGGCCAATCCGATGGATTGCCTGGCCTATCGCTTTGACATCGTCCTGCGCGGCCAGCGCAAGACCCACTTCGAAAACTGCTGA
- the pcaG gene encoding protocatechuate 3,4-dioxygenase subunit alpha has product MPVQLLNETPSQTAGPYVHIGLALETAGNEPREEEIWNQMAKPGAPGEHIVVVGCVYDGNGQLIRDAFLECWQADHQGVYDSDYDLQKPFNGFGRTATTDAGEWTINTIKPGVVKNAAGVPMAAHINVSLFARGINIHLQTRLYFDDEAEANAVDPVLNLIEQPHRRESLIAKRCTVDGKLAYRFDIYLQGPAETVFFDF; this is encoded by the coding sequence ATGCCCGTTCAACTGCTGAATGAAACCCCATCGCAAACCGCCGGCCCCTATGTGCACATCGGCCTGGCGCTGGAAACCGCCGGCAACGAGCCGCGCGAAGAGGAAATCTGGAACCAGATGGCCAAGCCCGGCGCACCCGGCGAGCACATCGTGGTGGTGGGTTGCGTCTACGACGGCAACGGCCAACTGATTCGCGATGCGTTCCTGGAATGCTGGCAGGCCGACCACCAGGGCGTCTACGACAGCGACTACGACCTGCAAAAGCCGTTCAACGGCTTCGGTCGCACCGCCACCACCGATGCTGGCGAATGGACGATCAACACCATCAAGCCAGGCGTCGTGAAAAACGCCGCCGGCGTACCGATGGCCGCGCACATCAACGTGTCGCTGTTCGCCCGTGGCATCAACATCCACCTGCAGACCCGCCTGTACTTCGACGACGAAGCCGAGGCCAACGCCGTGGACCCGGTGCTGAACCTGATCGAACAACCCCACCGCCGCGAATCGCTGATCGCCAAGCGCTGCACGGTGGACGGCAAGCTGGCTTATCGCTTTGATATTTATCTGCAGGGCCCAGCGGAGACCGTGTTCTTCGATTTCTGA